Below is a window of Cupriavidus sp. MP-37 DNA.
CCCAACCTGGTGCCGCTGCTGGCACTGCTGCTGGCGCGCGAAGGCATCCCCGTGCTGGTGCATGGCACGCGCGTGTTCGAGGGGCGCGTGACCAGCATGGCGCTGTTCGAGGCGCTGGGCGTGCCCTTGTGCGCGAGCACCGCCGAAGCCTCGGCAAGGCTGCGCGATGGCCATGGCGACGCCAATGGCCCGCTGGCGGTGTTGCCGGTGGACGTGCTGTCGCCCGGGCTGTCACGGCTGCTGGAGCGGCGCACCGTGATCGGCCTGCGCAATTCGTCGCATACGGTGGCCAAGATGCTGCAGCCGGTGGGCGAGCATTCGCCCGCCGAAGGCCTGCGGCTGTACAGCTACACCCACCCCGAATACCGCGAGACGCTGACCGACTACTTCTCGCACGAACCCGCCAACGTGCTGCTGGCACGCGGCACCGAGGGCGAGGTGGTGGCCGATGCCCGCCGCACCGGCCGCATCGACTGGCTGCATGAAGGCCACCAGCAGACGCTGGTGGGCCAGGCCGGGGGCTCGATCGGTGACGTGCCGGAGCTGCCGCCGGGCAGCGATGCCGGGCTGACCGTGGCCTGGATCCGGCGCGTGCTGGACGGCGCGGTGCCGGTGCCGGCGCCCATCACCATCCAGGTCGAGGCCATCCGCGAATGCCTGCGCCAGGGCACGCGCGTCACCTGGGCGAGCCCGGTCTGAGCCGGCCCCGGGATACCCCTCAGGGCTTGCGCGGAGGCAGCGGAATGCGCTCGGTCTCGCCGGGCACGTGCGGGAACTGATCGTCCTCCCAGCGCTGGGCCGCAGCCTCGATCGCCACCTTGCTGCTGGCAACGAAGTTCCAGTAGATAAAGCGGTGCCCGTCGGTCGGGTCGCCGCCCAGCAGCATCACTCGCGACGGCGCCGTGGCCGTCAGCGTCGCCGGCTGGCCCGGCGTCAGCACCACCATGTGCTCGGCCGGCAGCGGCTCGCCGTCGAGCGCGACCGCGCCGTCGACCGGATAGATGCCGCGCTCGGCGTGCTCGGCGGGGATCTCCACGCTGGCGCCCGCGTCCAGCTCGATCGCCACGTACAGGGTGCGGCTGAAGACCTTGACCGGCGAGGTCAGGCCAAAGGCATCGCCGGCGATCACCACCATGCGCAGCCCCGGCCGCTCGATGCGCGGCAGCGTGGCGGCGGGGTGGTGGAAAAACGATGGTTCGGCGCCCTCATGCTGCTGCGGCAGCGCCACCCAAGTCTGGATGCCATGCAGGCGCGCGCCCTCTGGGCGCACATGCGCGGGCGAACGCTCCGAGTGCACGATACCGTGGCCGGCAGTCATCCAGTTGACGTCGCCCGGACGGATCGCCTGGTCGCTGCCCAGGCTGTCGCGATGGATGATCTCGCCCTCGAACAGATACGTCACCGTGGCCAGCCCGATATGGGGATGCGGCCGCACATCGGCGCCCTGCCCCGGCGGCAGCTGCACCGGTCCCATATGGTCGAAGAAGATAAACGGCCCGACGGTCTGGGTCGCCGCGGCCGGCAGCAGCCGGCGCACGGTGAAATCGCCCAGGTCGCGCACATGCGGCTTGAGCAAGTGTTCGATAGCAGACATAACTCCTCCGATCCGATAAGAGAGGCTCGCAAGCATGCCACTGCGCCGCCCGCCGGTCGAGTGTAGCCGGTGCTGGAACAGAGCATTGCAGCGGCGGGCAGAACCCCGATGCCATGCTTCGCTCTAATTACCAGTGCGCGGTGACAGGGGTATCGTTGCCGTCTCTTTATGATCCTCCTGGCTATCCGATCAGGCGGAGCAATACCCGGGAACTATCGGAGCCACCGGAACTCCAATTAGCACTCACCCGGCCAGAGTGCTAAGATGTGTTGCAGTGCCGCCGATCCCCAAGGGAGCCGCGGCGCACCGGCAACCAAACCGCCGGACCCGAAAGGAGCCATTGAGTGAACGCAGTCTTGTCTGCCGACCAAACCCTGACGAACAACCGTCTGCCGACGGTGCCCCGGAACACGGGCAGCTTTGCGCTGGCCTTTCCGGCGACCGTGGGCAACCTCGACAGCTATATCCAGGCTGTCCACCGTATTCCGCTGCTGACCGCGGAGGAAGAACAACGCCTCGCCCGCGAGCTGCGCGACCATGATTCCGTCGACGCCGCCCGCCGCCTGGTGATGTCGCACCTGCGCCTGGTCGTGTCGATCGCCCGCCAGTACCTGGGCTACGGCCTGCCCCATGCCGACCTGATCCAGGAAGGCAATATCGGCCTGATGAAGGCAGTGAAGCGCTTCGATCCGGACCAGGGCGTGCGGCTGGTGTCGTATGCGATGCACTGGATCAAGGCCGAAATCCATGAATACGTGCTGAAGAACTGGCGCATGGTCAAGGTGGCCACCACCAAGGCCCAGCGCAAGCTGTTCTTCAACCTGCGCAGCCACAAGCAGGGCGGCCACACCTTCACGCCGGAGCAAGTCGAGGCCGTGGCGCGCGAGCTGAACGTCAAGCCCGAAGAAGTGATGGAGATGGAAACCCGCCTGTCGGGCGGCGATCTGGCGCTCGAGGGCCAGGTCGACGACGGCGAAGAGGAATTCGCCCCCATCGCCTACCTGGCCGACAACCACAACGAGCCGACGCGCGTCATGGAAGCCAAGCGCCACGACCGCATGCAGGTCGAGGGGCTGGAAGAAGCGCTGGGCAAGCTCGACGAACGCAGCCGCCGCATCATCGAGGCGCGCTGGCTCAACGTCGAGGACGACGGCTCGGGCGGCGCCACGCTGCATGAGCTGGCCGACGAGTTCGGCGTGTCGGCCGAGCGCATCCGCCAGATCGAGGCGGCGGCGATGAAGAAGATGAAAGGCGCGCTGCAGGCATTCGCCTGATCCTCGCCGCAACCATGCAAAAGGCCGGTCCATGGACCGGCCTTTTTTGTTGCCCGCGAAGCGTTGGTGCGACGCGTTTGTGCGACGTTATGCCGCACCCTTTTGCCCCGCCTGCGTCAGGACAACAGCTGTTTCAGGTCGTGGGCGATGGGTTCCGGACCCTGGCCATGCCGGATGAACAGCCGCAGCTTGCCCTGCGGATCGAACACATAGCTGCCGGCCGAGTGATCCACGGTGTAGTTGTTGGGCGAGCTGCCCGGCACCTTGGCGTAGAACACCTTGAAGTCCTTGGCCAGCTTCTGCAGCGCGGCCTCGTCGGCCGGGCGCAGCCCGACGAAGCGCGGATCGAAGGCGGGCACGTACTGCGCCAGCAGCGCCTGTGTATCGCGTTCCGGATCGACCGTGACGAACAGCACCTGGACGCGATCGGCATCCGGCCCCAGCTTTTCCATCACCGCCTTCAGTTCGGCCATGGTGGTGGGGCACACATCCGGGCAGTGGGTGTAGCCGAAGAACATCACCACGGCCTTGCCCTTGTAGTCGGCCAGGGTGCGCACCTTGCCGGTGTGGTCGGTCAGCGAGAAGTCCTTGCCGAAGTCGGCGGCGCCGGTGATGTCGACATTGCGGAACGACGCCTTCTGCTGCCCGCAGGCGGCGACGGCCAGCGCGAGCGCGGCCAGCAGGGAAAAGCGACGGAAGGCGGCGAACAGGCTGGAGGCGGTGCTGAGGCGTGGCATGCGGGGCACGGGTCAGGAATGGGAAGGAAACAGCATGCAGTATCGCCGATCATGCCGCTGCGTTCGCGCCGGCGCGGCAAGATGCCGCAGCCGGGGCGCCGCCGGGCAGGTCAGACCTGCGGCACGAACTTGAAGTAGTGGTCGACCAGCAGCGCGGCGAACAGCAGCGACAGGTACAGGATCGAGAAGCGGAAAGTGCGCTGCGCCAGTTCGTCCGAATAGTTGCGGTACAGCTTCCAGGCGTAAGCCAGGAAACCCGCGCCCAGCGCCAGCGCCGCCGCCAGGTAGATGTAGCCGCTCATGCCGTAGACAAAGGGCAGCAGCGTCGCCGCAATCATGATCAGCGTGTACAGCAGGATATGCAGCAGCGTGTAGCGCTCGCCGTGCGTGACCGGCAGCATCGGCAGGCCGGACTTGGCATAGTCGGCGCGGCGGTACAGCGCCAGCGCCCAGAAGTGCGGCGGGGTCCAGGTGAAGATGATCAGCACCAGGAACCAGGCCTCGGCCGGCACTTCGCCCGCGACCGCGGCCCAGCCCAGCGCCGGCGGCATCGCGCCGGACAGGCCGCCGATGACGATATTCTGCGGCGTCGCCGGCTTGAGCAGGATGGTGTAGACCACCGCATAGCCCAGGAACGTGGCAAAGGTCAGCCACATGGTCAGGTCGTTGGCGTAGACGTGCAGCAGCCACATGCCCGCGCCGCCCAGGATGGCGGAGAACACCAGCGTCTGGCGCGTGGTGATCTCGCCGGTGGCCGACGGGCGCCAGGCGGTGCGGCGCATCAGCGCATCGATCTTCTGCTCGACCAGGCAATTGATGGCAAAGGCCGCGCCGGCCAGCAGCCAGATGCCGGCGGCGCCGCCGATCAGCACCGGCCACGGCACCATGCCGGGCGTGGCCAGGAACATGCCGATGATGGCGCAGAACACGGCCAGCTGCGTCACGCGCGGCTTGGTCAGGGCAGCATATTGCCGGGCTAGGTGCCGCATGCGGCTCAACTTGCCCAGGGAATGGGGGTGGGTAGCGGTAACCACGGAAGGGGTCTTGTCTTTCATGTGGCGCGGGCGGCAGTCGGCACGGCAGCGGGGGCGCCGGCGGCCCGGGTCGTCAGCCCGATATTGTAGTGGAGACGGACCAGCAGCAGCAGCAGCACCGCGGCGCCGCCGTTATGCGCGACCGCCGCCACCAGCGGCCAGTCGAACACGATATTGGACAGCCCGGTGGCCAGTTGCAGCACCAGCGTCGCCAGCAGCCAGCCGGCGGCGCGGCTAAGCCCTTCGAGCCGGCGCGCGCGCAGGCCGAACCACGCGAGGTAGCCCAGCACGATCACGGCGAAGCCGCGATGCACCCAGTGGATCGCCACCAGCGCCGCATGCGGGATGTAGTCGCCGTCCGCGGTCATGCCCAGCTGGCGCCACAGCGTGAAGCCATGGCGGAAGTCCATCTCCGGCACCAGTTGGCCGTTGCACAGCGGGAAGTCGGTGCAGGCCAGCACCGCGTAATTGGTGCTGACCCAGCCGCCCAGGAAGATCTGGATCACCAGCAGCAGCAGGCCGATGCGCACCGGCCAGCGCAGCCGCGCCGCCTGCGGCGCGACCGGGTGTGGCGGGTCGTTGCGCGAGCCCAGCTGGATCAGCACCGCCAGCAGCGCCATGCCCAGCATCAGGTGCGTGACGACGATGATCGGCTGCAGCTTCAGGGTCACGGTGAAGGCGCCGAAGGCGCCCTGCACGCACACCAGCAGCAGCACGCCGGTGGCGAACCACGGCGACTGCTTCAGCTCGCGCCGCTTGACCCACGCCAGCACCATCAGCGTGATGATCAGCACGCCGACGGCCATGGCAAAGTAGCGGTGGATCATCTCGATCCACGCCTTGGCCAGCGTCACCGGCCCGCTGGGCATCGCGGTCTCGGCCGCGCGGATCGGCTCCAGCGCCGCATGCGGGTTGGAATGCCCGTAGCAGCCGGGCCAGTCGGGGCAGCCCAGCCCGGAGTCGGTCAGCCGCGTGAAGCTGCCGAACATGATCAGGTCCAGCGTCAGGAACGCCGTGATCCAGGCAAGCTTGCGGTACTTGTTGCGGTCGCCCTTCACCATCACGTAGGACAGCGGGAACAGCGCGATCAGGATGCCGATGATGGCCAGTTGCAGCAGCATGGCGTCCTCTCAACCGATGCGCGAGACCTTGAGCAGCTTCTTCAGGTCGCCGCTCATCTTCTTCGGGTCCGGGTCCTGCGGGAAGCGCATCATCAGGTTGCCCAGCGGATCGACCAGGAACAGCGTGTCCTCGGCGCGCTTGCCCGGCTCGGCCGGCAGCCACTGCTGCGCGGCCTGGCGGTCGATGCGCAGGAAGCGCACGCCGGCGTAGGGCTCGTTGTAGGCGGCGGCCAGGCGCTCGTCGATCTTGCCGTCGTCGGTGACCAGCCACACCGGCACGATGCGCAGGCGATCCTGCCCCTGCCCGGCGCGGATCTGGCGGATGGTGAACAGCTTCTTCGCGCAGGCCTCGTCACAGGCGGACGGATCGGCGCTGACCAGCAGCCACTTGCCACGGAACTGCTCCAGCGGCACCGCCTGGCCCTGCTCGTCGGTGACGCGCACCGGCGGCATCGGCCGCTGCGGGTCGACCAGCGTGCCGTAGTTGGTGGCACCCCCGCGCGGCTTGATCACGTAGTAGGTGAAGTAGGAGGCGATCACCGGCGACGCGCACACCAGCAGCAGCATCAGCATCTGCAGGCGGCCACGGCGCGTGCGCGCGTCGATGCGGGGGTCGCGCGGCGAGGCCGCGGCGGCCGGAGCGGAGTCTTGCTGTGCCATGGAATACGTCTGTCCTTTGTCTTCGGCAAGCCCATGCACCGGTATGCGGCACATGGGCAGTCAATTCATTCGATCAGGGTGCGGCCAGCCGGCGCGCGCGGCGCCAGCCCAGCACGACCACCAGCACCACAGTCAGCGCCGCCAGCCCGAACCACTGGAAGGCATAGCCATAGTGCCGGTCGGCGCCCGCGTCGGCAGGCGCCCAGTCGCGCGCCAGCCCATCACCGGTATCGTTGCGCTGCTCGATCACCAGTGGATGCAGGGCCAGCCCGGTTTCGGCCGCGTAGGGCGCGATCTCGAGGTTCTGGCGGATCCGGCTGCCGGCGGCATCCTGGCCAAGGCTGTAGACCCTCGGCACGCCGGCCAGTGCCGTGCCGGTGATGGTCACCTCGCCCGCGGGCGTCGGAAACGGCGCGATCCGGGTGCGGTCCTGGGCATCGCGCGGCAGCCAGCCGCGCAGCACCAGCACGGCGCGCATGGCGCCGGCCTCGCCCGGCGCGGCGCCGATCAGCAGCGGCGTCACCACCAGGAAGCCCGCGCGGCTGTCGCCGCTGCGGCCGCCGGTGCCGTGGGGGCGATTATCCAGCAATACGGTGCGCGATGCGTCGAAGCGCCCGGTCACGCGCACCGCCCGGTCGGTCACAACTTGTGACAGCGGGGCCGTGCCCAGTACAACCGCAGGCTGCGCGGCAAGTGCCTGCAGCCGTGCCGCGCGTGCTTCCTTCTCATGCGCGCGATCGAGCTGCCAGTTGCCCAGCGCGCAGGTCACCGCGATCACCAGCAGCGCGGCGGCCACCGGCAACGGGCTGGCGAAGCGGCGCCAGTTCATCGCCCCGGCACTGCGCAGCGCGGCCCGGTGCGATAATGGGCCTGTGCGCCGCACGTCGCGCCGCCCCTGCCCCCAAACCGCCCCGCCATGCGCTTTGTCATCATCATTGCCTTCATCCTGATCATCGCCAGCCTGGCCTCGGCCTTGTTCTTCATGATGCGCGACCGCGGCAAGACGCCCAACATGATGCGCTCGCTGATGCTGCGCGTGGGCTTCTCGGTGGCGCTGTTCCTGTTCATCCTGTTCTCGAGTTGGATGGGCTGGATCCACAGCACCGGCATCCGTATGGCGCCCTGAACCGGCGCACCGCGGCGGCCCCGCCCGGGGGCCCGCAAAAGACAAACGCCGCAGGCTGGCCAGGCCCCTGCGGCGTTTCTCTCTTGCGTTGGCGCCGGCGGTCCCGGTCAGTCCCGGGGCCGCCGGCCGGTACGGCAGCCGGATTTACAGCCAGTACACCACGACGTAGAGGAACAGCCACACCACGTCAACGAAGTGCCAGTACCAGGCCGCGCCTTCGAAGGCGAAGTGGTGCTCGGGAGTGAAGTGGCCCTTCAGCACGCGGATCAGCACCACCGCCAGCATGATCGCGCCCATGGTCACGTGGAAACCGTGGAAGCCGGTCAGCAGGAAGAATGTCGAGCCGTAGATGCCCGAGCTGAGCTTCAGGTTCAGGTCCGAGTAGGCGTGCATGTACTCGTACACCTGGAAGCCCATGAAGATCGCGCCCAGCAGGATGGTCAGCGCCAGGCCCTGGATCAGCTGGCTGCGCTTGCCGGCCAGCAGCGCGTGGTGCGCCCAGGTCAGCGTCACGCCCGACATCAGCAGCAGCGCGGTGTTGATGGTCGGGATCGGCCACGGGCCCATGGTCTGGAAGGTTTCCACCACGCCGGCCGGGCCGGTGTTGGGCCATACCGCGGCAAAGTCGGGCCACAGGATCTTGTTGTTCAGGTCGCCCAGCCACGGCATGGCGATGGCACGGGCATAGAACAGTGCGCCGAAGAACGCGGCGAAGAACATCACCTCGGAGAAGATGAACCAGCCCATCGACCAGCGGAACGACAGGTCGATGTTCTTGCCGTACATGCCGCCTTCGGACTCGCTGATGGCGTCGCCAAACCAGCTCTTGAGCACGAACAGGAACCACAGCAGGCCGAAGCCGCACAGGTACGGCGCCCAGGGCTGCCCGTTTACCCAACCGGCGGCGCCGGCGCCCGTCATCAGCAGGCCGAAGCTTGCGGTGATGGGGTGGCGCGACGGGCCCGGTACGAAGTAGTACGGAGCGTTTGCGCGATTCGCACTCATTCTTTTATCTCCAGCTCAGAGTCTTTGATTCAGTATTCGTTGTCCCGCCTTGGCACTGCAGGCCGCCCGCCTCCTGTGGGCCGGCCCCGCCGCCGCGGTTGCTTTTGTTCTGCGACTGCTTTTGTTGTCTACCCTTCCTGCCCTGCTACGCCGCCGCCTGGCTGACCACCAGGCGCACGATCACGACCAGGATCGCGATGAACACCGCCGCCGCGATCAGCCCGGCGATCACCACATGCACCGGGTTCAGCCGGGCCATGTCGCGTTCGTGCTCCGCGCCCTTGCGCAAGCCGATGAACGACCACAACACCGCGCGCATGGTCTGCGCAAACGACAGCTTGCGCTTGACCGCGTCCTTCATCTCATCCATCGCCCGTCCTCCGCTTGACCGGCTTTCAGCCGGGCTCCCGCCGGCGGTCCGCTTCAGCTGCCCTTGCCGGCCGGCGCGGGCTGCGGCGCCAGCTGGCCGTCGGGGGCCTGCGCCACCGGCGTGCCCACCTCGAAGAAGGTGTACGACAGCGTAATGCTCTTCACGTCCTTGGGCAGCGCGGGATCGATCACGAACACCACCGGCATCTCGCGCGCCTCGTTGGCCTTGAGCGTCTGCTGCTTGAAGCAGAAGCACTCCAGCTTCATGAAATACTGGGTTGCCTGCTTGGGCGCGTAGCTCGGGATGGCCTGCGCCGAGATATCGCGCGGCTGCCCGTTGGCCACCTCATAGACGATCGTCGCCATCTCGCCGGGATGCACTTCCATGCTGTTCTTCACCGGCCGGAAGGCAAACGGGCCGCGCGCGTTGGAGTCGAACTCCACCGTGATGGTGCGGCTCTTGTCGATCTGCGTGTTCTTCACCGCGCCATGCAGCTCGCGCGTGGTGATCACGTTGAGGCCGGTGATTTCGCAGATCTTCTTGTACAGCGGCACCAGCGCATAGCCGAAGCCGAACATCACGGCAACGATCACGACCAGCCGCAGCATCATGCCGCGGTTGAACCGCTTGTCCGCTTCCCTGCCCGACTGCTGCTCGATGCTCATGTCGCTACCCTGCCGCCTCAGCCAAGGAACTTCATCTTGGCGAAGAACCCCAGAAAGAAAACCACCACGATCGACAACAGGATCAGGCCAAGGCGCCGGTTGGCGGCCTTGTGGTCCGGGCGTGACGGGCTTTTGTCTGGAGACTGCATAACGGTCTTGATACCTGCCGGCGCGGGGAGCGGACGCTGCCGCCCCCCGCGGCCTGGTTACGCGGGTGCCGCCTCAGCGGACCTGCGGGGGAACTTCAAAGGTGTGGAACGGCGCCGGCGACGGCACGGTCCACTCCAGGCCCTCGGCGCCATCCCAGGGCTTGTCGGCGGCCTGCTGGCCGCCGCGGTACGACGGCAGCACCACGAAGAAGAAGAAATACACCTGCATCAGGCCGAAGCCGAGCGCACCGATCGACGCGATCGCGTTGAAGTCGGCGAACTGGGTCGGGTAGTCGGCATAGCGGCGCGGCATGCCGGCCAGGCCCAGGAAGTGCATCGGGAAGAAGGTCACGTTGAAGAAGATCAGCGAACCCCAGAAGTGGATCTGGCCGCGCGCTTCGTTGTACATGAAGCCGCTCCACTTCGGACCCCAGTAGTAGAAGCCCGCGAACAGCGCGAACAGCGAGCCGGCCACCAGCACATAGTGGAAGTGCGCCACGATGAAGTAGGTGTCCTGCAGCTGGATGTCGATCGGCGCCACGGCCGGCATCAGGCCGGTGAAGCCGCCGATGGTGAACACGAAGATAAAGCCGATCGCGAACAGCATCGGGGTCTCGAAGGTCATCGAGCCACGCCACATGGTGGCGATCCAGTTGAAGATCTTCACCGCGGTCGGCACCGCGATCAGCATGGTCGCGTACATGAAGAACAGCTGGCCGGTCACCGGCATGCCGGTCGTGAACATGTGGTGGGCCCACACGATGAACGACAGGATGGCGATCGAGGCGGTGGCGTACACCATCGAGCTGTAGCCGAACAGGCGCTTGCGCGCGAACGCCGGCACCACGTGCGAGATGATCCCGAATGCCGGCAGGATCATGATGTAGACCTCGGGGTGCCCGAAGAACCAGAAGATATGCTGGTACATCACCGGGTCGCCGCCGCCGGCGGCCGAGAAGAAGCTGGTGCCGAAGTGGCGGTCGGTCAGCACCATGGTGATGGCGCCGGCCAGCACGGGCATCACGGCGATCAGCAGGTAGGCGGTGATCAGCCAGGTCCAGCAGAACATCGGCATCTTCATCAGCGTCATGCCGGGGGCGCGCATGTTGAGGATGGTCACGATGATGTTGATCGAGCCCATGATCGACGACGCGCCCATGATGTGCATGGCGAAGATGGCCATGTCCATGCCCGGGCCCATCTGCACCGACAGCGGCGCGTACAGGGTCCAGCCCGCGGCGGTGGCGCCGCCCGGCACGAAGAACGAGCCGGCCAGCAGCAGCGCGGCCGGCGGCATCAGCCAGAAGCTGAAGTTGTTCATGCGCGCGAACGCCATGTCGGACGCGCCGATCTGCAGCGGGATCATCCAGTTGGCGAAGCCGACGAAGGCCGGCATGATCGCGCCGAACACCATCACCAGGCCGTGCATGGTGGTGAACTGGTTGAACAGCTCGGGGCGGAAGAACTGCAGGCCCGGCTCGAACAGCTCCAGCCGGATCAGCAGCGCCAGCACGCCGCCCGACAGCAGCATGATGAACGAGAACAGCAGGTACAGCGTACCGATGTCCTTGTGGTTGGTGGCGAACAGCCAGCGGCGCCAGCCATGCGGGTGATCGTGCGCGTGGTCGTCATGCGCATGATCGTGCGGATGGGCGAGTGCGTCCGGGGTAGCAGTACTCATCGCAAATGCTCCTCTAATCCTGTTCTGTCTTCAGCGGGTCAGCCCGCGACGCGGTCGCCCGCGAGACTGGCCTGCTTGTCAGCCTTGTCAGCGGGGCTGGCGTCGGCCTTCGGCGCTGCGCCGCCTGCCGCGCCGCCGCCTTCGGGGAAGTTGCCCGCGCGGGCACCCACGAATTCGCTCGGCTGGATCACTTCGCCCGTCTTGTTGCTCCAGGCGTTGCGCGTATAGGTCATGACCGTGGCCAGCTCGGTGTCCGACAGCTGCTTCCACGACGGCATCCCACCCTTGCCTTCCAGCAGCATGTGCATCTGGCCGGCCTTGGGGCCATTCACGATCTTGGAGCCATCCAGCGCCGGGAACGCGCCGCCGCCCTTGCCGTTGGGCTGGTGGCAGACCGCGCAGTTGGCCGCGTAGATCTTCTCGCCGCGCACCTTGGCCTCATCCAGGGTCCAGGTCTTGTTGGGATCGTCGGCCTTGGCCGCCAGCTCCTTCTTCTTGCCGTCGACCCACTTGGTGTAGTCGGCGTCGGACACCACGCGCACCACGATCGGCATGAAGGCGTGTTCCTTGCCGCACAGCTCGGCGCACTGGCCGCGGTACACGCCGATCTTCTCGGCCTTGAACCAGGTGTCGCGCACGAAGCCCGGGATCGCATCCTGCTTGACGCCGAAGGCCGGGATCATCCAGGCGTGGATCACGTCGTTGGCGGTGGTGACGATGCGGATCTTCTTGTTGACCGGCACTACCAGCTCGTTGTCCACCTCCATCAGGTAGGTGTTCGACTTGGCCTGCTCGTTGTTGATCTGCTCGCGCGGAGTGGTCAGGGTCGACACGAACGAGATGCCCTCGCCTTCGCCCTTCAGGTAGTCATAGCCCCACTTCCACTGGTAGCCGGTGGCCTTGATGGTGATGTCGGAGTTGGTGGTGTCCTTCATCGCGACCACGGTCTTGGTGGCCGGCAGCGCCATCGCGATCACGATCAGAAACGGGACGATGGTCCACACCACCTCGACGGTGATGCTCTCGTGGAAGGAAGCCGGCTTGGCGCCCTTGGCCTTGCGGTGCGTGAAGATGGAATAGAACATCACGCTGAACACCGCGATGAAGATCACCGTGCAGATGATCAGCATCATCCAGTTCAGCCAGTGAATCTGTTCGGCGATCTTGGTAACCGGCTCGGTCAGGTTGAGCTGGCGCACGGCGGGGCCGCCCGGCATGTCGCTGACCGCGGACGCCGCCT
It encodes the following:
- the ybiB gene encoding DNA-binding protein YbiB, translated to MTTTAAPFPAARYIKEIGRGVNGARALPREDAQALFDAMLAGRVSDLELGAILMAYRIKGEAPHELAGMLEAAHAHCEPLPAPPDRQVVVIPSYNGARKQPNLVPLLALLLAREGIPVLVHGTRVFEGRVTSMALFEALGVPLCASTAEASARLRDGHGDANGPLAVLPVDVLSPGLSRLLERRTVIGLRNSSHTVAKMLQPVGEHSPAEGLRLYSYTHPEYRETLTDYFSHEPANVLLARGTEGEVVADARRTGRIDWLHEGHQQTLVGQAGGSIGDVPELPPGSDAGLTVAWIRRVLDGAVPVPAPITIQVEAIRECLRQGTRVTWASPV
- a CDS encoding pirin family protein, giving the protein MSAIEHLLKPHVRDLGDFTVRRLLPAAATQTVGPFIFFDHMGPVQLPPGQGADVRPHPHIGLATVTYLFEGEIIHRDSLGSDQAIRPGDVNWMTAGHGIVHSERSPAHVRPEGARLHGIQTWVALPQQHEGAEPSFFHHPAATLPRIERPGLRMVVIAGDAFGLTSPVKVFSRTLYVAIELDAGASVEIPAEHAERGIYPVDGAVALDGEPLPAEHMVVLTPGQPATLTATAPSRVMLLGGDPTDGHRFIYWNFVASSKVAIEAAAQRWEDDQFPHVPGETERIPLPPRKP
- the rpoH gene encoding RNA polymerase sigma factor RpoH, yielding MNAVLSADQTLTNNRLPTVPRNTGSFALAFPATVGNLDSYIQAVHRIPLLTAEEEQRLARELRDHDSVDAARRLVMSHLRLVVSIARQYLGYGLPHADLIQEGNIGLMKAVKRFDPDQGVRLVSYAMHWIKAEIHEYVLKNWRMVKVATTKAQRKLFFNLRSHKQGGHTFTPEQVEAVARELNVKPEEVMEMETRLSGGDLALEGQVDDGEEEFAPIAYLADNHNEPTRVMEAKRHDRMQVEGLEEALGKLDERSRRIIEARWLNVEDDGSGGATLHELADEFGVSAERIRQIEAAAMKKMKGALQAFA
- a CDS encoding SCO family protein: MPRLSTASSLFAAFRRFSLLAALALAVAACGQQKASFRNVDITGAADFGKDFSLTDHTGKVRTLADYKGKAVVMFFGYTHCPDVCPTTMAELKAVMEKLGPDADRVQVLFVTVDPERDTQALLAQYVPAFDPRFVGLRPADEAALQKLAKDFKVFYAKVPGSSPNNYTVDHSAGSYVFDPQGKLRLFIRHGQGPEPIAHDLKQLLS
- the cyoE gene encoding heme o synthase, with protein sequence MKDKTPSVVTATHPHSLGKLSRMRHLARQYAALTKPRVTQLAVFCAIIGMFLATPGMVPWPVLIGGAAGIWLLAGAAFAINCLVEQKIDALMRRTAWRPSATGEITTRQTLVFSAILGGAGMWLLHVYANDLTMWLTFATFLGYAVVYTILLKPATPQNIVIGGLSGAMPPALGWAAVAGEVPAEAWFLVLIIFTWTPPHFWALALYRRADYAKSGLPMLPVTHGERYTLLHILLYTLIMIAATLLPFVYGMSGYIYLAAALALGAGFLAYAWKLYRNYSDELAQRTFRFSILYLSLLFAALLVDHYFKFVPQV
- a CDS encoding heme A synthase — encoded protein: MLLQLAIIGILIALFPLSYVMVKGDRNKYRKLAWITAFLTLDLIMFGSFTRLTDSGLGCPDWPGCYGHSNPHAALEPIRAAETAMPSGPVTLAKAWIEMIHRYFAMAVGVLIITLMVLAWVKRRELKQSPWFATGVLLLVCVQGAFGAFTVTLKLQPIIVVTHLMLGMALLAVLIQLGSRNDPPHPVAPQAARLRWPVRIGLLLLVIQIFLGGWVSTNYAVLACTDFPLCNGQLVPEMDFRHGFTLWRQLGMTADGDYIPHAALVAIHWVHRGFAVIVLGYLAWFGLRARRLEGLSRAAGWLLATLVLQLATGLSNIVFDWPLVAAVAHNGGAAVLLLLLVRLHYNIGLTTRAAGAPAAVPTAARAT
- a CDS encoding cytochrome C oxidase subunit I translates to MAQQDSAPAAAASPRDPRIDARTRRGRLQMLMLLLVCASPVIASYFTYYVIKPRGGATNYGTLVDPQRPMPPVRVTDEQGQAVPLEQFRGKWLLVSADPSACDEACAKKLFTIRQIRAGQGQDRLRIVPVWLVTDDGKIDERLAAAYNEPYAGVRFLRIDRQAAQQWLPAEPGKRAEDTLFLVDPLGNLMMRFPQDPDPKKMSGDLKKLLKVSRIG
- a CDS encoding SURF1 family protein — protein: MNWRRFASPLPVAAALLVIAVTCALGNWQLDRAHEKEARAARLQALAAQPAVVLGTAPLSQVVTDRAVRVTGRFDASRTVLLDNRPHGTGGRSGDSRAGFLVVTPLLIGAAPGEAGAMRAVLVLRGWLPRDAQDRTRIAPFPTPAGEVTITGTALAGVPRVYSLGQDAAGSRIRQNLEIAPYAAETGLALHPLVIEQRNDTGDGLARDWAPADAGADRHYGYAFQWFGLAALTVVLVVVLGWRRARRLAAP
- a CDS encoding twin transmembrane helix small protein is translated as MRFVIIIAFILIIASLASALFFMMRDRGKTPNMMRSLMLRVGFSVALFLFILFSSWMGWIHSTGIRMAP
- a CDS encoding cytochrome c oxidase subunit 3, with the translated sequence MSANRANAPYYFVPGPSRHPITASFGLLMTGAGAAGWVNGQPWAPYLCGFGLLWFLFVLKSWFGDAISESEGGMYGKNIDLSFRWSMGWFIFSEVMFFAAFFGALFYARAIAMPWLGDLNNKILWPDFAAVWPNTGPAGVVETFQTMGPWPIPTINTALLLMSGVTLTWAHHALLAGKRSQLIQGLALTILLGAIFMGFQVYEYMHAYSDLNLKLSSGIYGSTFFLLTGFHGFHVTMGAIMLAVVLIRVLKGHFTPEHHFAFEGAAWYWHFVDVVWLFLYVVVYWL
- a CDS encoding DUF2970 domain-containing protein, with amino-acid sequence MDEMKDAVKRKLSFAQTMRAVLWSFIGLRKGAEHERDMARLNPVHVVIAGLIAAAVFIAILVVIVRLVVSQAAA